In Telopea speciosissima isolate NSW1024214 ecotype Mountain lineage chromosome 10, Tspe_v1, whole genome shotgun sequence, the DNA window CACCAGACTTCTCGACAAACCCAAGAATATATTTCTAAGAACAAGTAGGGGTGAAAGCTCCAGGGACAGCAAACAAAATGGCTTTCTTGCCCTTAGTGAGGTCAAAGACTGTGATGGTTTGGAGTTCTTCAGCGGAGTCTAAGTAAGACATTTCCTTCTTAAATTAGAAAGacacctccttcttcttctgcctCTTGCTCTTGCACCGCATCCCCTTCCCCAGAGTCTGGTAAacctttctatttttgttttttttcattccATTTCCTGGGCTATCAGTGAATTTGTTTCTAGTTATTGGcttctgctttttttttggggggaggggaggaagaagaagaagaaatagaagaaaaaaaataaagaattacaaaacaaaaagaagggtGAGGCAAAGAGGAgatgaaaaaaagggaaaaaaatatagattTACAAATCGAAACAGTGAaatagagaagggaagaaggaaagaggaggagaagaagaaaacttacCTGTGAAATCGATGGTGTCGCTGGAATCTTCGTCGGTCAGTGGAGCCGCAGGAGTTGCCACCGATTTTGGATTGCAGTTGTAGGAGGGAGAAGGgtttgaggagaagaagaagagaaaaaaataaagaattacaaaacgaaaagaagggaggggggaacaggagaagaaaaaaaagggagaaaaccCGATACAGGGaaacaaagaagggaagaaggaaagaggaggagaagaagaaaacttacCTGTGGAATCGGTGGTGCCACAAGAATCTCCGTCGGTCAATGGAGTTGCGAAAGTTATCACCGATCGTGGATTGGACTCGCAGGAGGGAGAAGGGTTTGAGGATCAAAGGGTTTCATGGGTAGGGCAGAGTTGGTTGCAAAGGGTGTGGGATAGGAGAAGATGATGGGTGATGGTGGAATTTCTTTACCTCCACTAAAAATTGTTTACACAGAATTATTTTCCCAAATGATTTCTCATTCTATTCTCTTATATGTCAAATAGTTACCaaacaattttcatttttttataaaaaaacctTTTCattaagggttttttacaattaccaccccaaaaactttactATTTACtattatccccccccccaaaaaatactttgaaacaactgttaccctcccatgttgcatactaataaacaactggcccccaccgttacattcccgtaacggagggggttGGTCAtgcgagtgtgccgttgtcacggattttctaggaccaaaatgcccttagtagtgaaataaaccCTTCTTCAAAGGGATACcttcacttcctcttcacttcatcttcttcacttcACCTGTTGCAGCAaactggaggaagaagaagaacttcgtCTCAGCCCTCTTCTCAGGCCAAGATTTGAGCCGCCGTATTAAAGGATAGAGAGGTGCCACCGTTAAAGCTCTCGGAGCAGGACAGAAGGAAAAAACGCAATTGCATGCTctctgagaagagaagagagaagcgaGCAAGGGCACAAAGGTATATTTTTCGACTCAAACTCGCTAAGAACTAAGGTTTTTTGGCTCAAATTTCCATTcatttgaatgttttgaaaagatttactgtCAATTTGTTGCTACCACAGATCTGTCGTTTATTGAACTTAtctgtctctcttttctttagGGTTTCTGTTCTGGGTTTGGGACTTTAGTTTTCACCTTCATCTATGTAATCTGTCTCATTATTTTGATGTATTATAGAGTTCTcgttttctatttttagttgTTTATGTGTAGTAACTTCATTTTATTGAACCGATGGTGATGGAATGGCCTTTGGGTATGGGCATGCCGGACCAGCTCACACATTTGAATACAAAACTTGTTCCAAATTGTTTTAAGATCCATAGTAAATGGTTTAATTCCAAATTGTTTTAAGATCCATTTTTTTAGATTTGTGGTTGTGCCCATTTTTTCTTATGGAAGATCTGGGAATAGCTTACAGTACAACCATAGTTGTTGGTGATTGTAGGGTTTCAAATGTTAGATGGTGAAGGCCAAGTGAGGAAAAGAGAGACAatgtgagagacagagagagagtgaagTGGGGTGAGAGGGGTGGCCAACTGGCCTGGTAAACCCCCTGTGCATTTGTGTATGGTCCTAATGGGGGCTGCAATTTTAGACATGCTAggtgaattgaattttagggaaGGTGCTCATGGTGAATAGAGAATCTGAGACTGATATTTCTAAATTACAAAATTCAATGTAAGCTTCTTCATGGTAAAAGTGCTTCATACCATGTTCATAAACATGTTCTTGCCTTTGTGTCTAGTGTTCTATTTCTGCTTGGAAATAGagagattttctctttttctcttcaagatgctacataaagaatgcattccttgatCAATCTCTTGCCTGGTTACATGGGATTTATCTAGTTAAGTAGTCAAATTTGTTGATTCCCTTCTATGTTGATAGAAATGTTGCTTAATTCTATTTCAGTTCATTAACTGAGGAGGCAGCTGCCCTCCCGTTAAACATAATCATAGTAAACCAGCACTCATGGTAATTCTGCAAATCAAAGACCAATATAGAATGCATTGACCCTAGCAAACAGACTGTTCTCATAGATCCCACCAGAAATATGGACCATATTTCATCTAAGTCAACACTCATTGTCACTTGCATTTTGTTTTAATGTGATCCAACTTTGTTGTAGTTTGACTGTGTAAATTGCATTTTTCTTGTATGTGACCCAACTTCAATGGGGTGCTGCAGATTTGGTTCTAAAAATAGGCAAAGGTTCAGGCTTTTGcatgatttttttccttttaaaagccttgatttcttcccttcttgaaATTGAAATCCTCGCTTTAACATTTGGAATGCAATTGGAACATATAAATGGCCTTGACTTCTTCCCTTCAAAACCATTTAGTGCTGTGAAGAACTTTATATAAATTTGTACCTGACTTAATGGATAATCTTGTATTTGTTTCTTTAGTTGAGAAGTTTATCTAATAATATTGATACTTGGATGTAATTTGTCAAACTTGAATTTTAATGATTGTTCTTGACTAATGTGATTAATTGTTGCTTCTCCCACTTTTCTATAAAATCCATATACCATGCAGTCAAACAGTCTCTAATCTTCAAAATGACAACAACTGAAGTACATTACCACTATCTTCAAGACACATTTACAAAGGTTATTGATGTTGAACAATATGGTTACCTAGATATGATATCTGACATATATAACTCACTTTTGAGTATTGTTCCCAAAGGGAGATCTGTGGACTTCAATGTCAAATATACGACAACTGACAATATGAAAGATATGGTAGTGAAGATAGATAAAGATGTGATGGAAATGTTAAACATGCTTGGTACTCAGGTGGATTGTATCCACATGTATGTCTACAATGTCCAAGTTGGTAACAACACTGATCATGTTACCATCAATTGACACCATGTCCAGTTTGTGGGTGATACTACAAGAAATAGACCAGAGATTGGAGCTCCATATCCATCTTTTCCCCTTACTGATATGTCTACTACAAGTACTAGGCCAAAAGCTAATATAAGAAGGGGTGGCCTCAGTAATCCTCAAAGGGATGGTGCTAGAAATATTCAAAGGGATGGTGACATGAATGTTCAGAAGGGTGGTGCTACTGTGACGCATAATAGTAGTCAGACTGCTGTTCTTGGGTCAACTAGTGCATCTCATAATCGAGTCACATTTGACAATAGGAGTTCTACAGTTATGCATGATAgtgggggttttttttattgaagttGGTATGTCTAGTAGGTGTAGGAGTGCTAGTATTGTGAGATCTACTACAACTACTACTACCACTATAGATTTGGAAAGTAATGATGCAACCATTCCATCAGCTGATCCAACCAATCCATCAGCTAGTAGGGTACTTGAGGGTCAGGAACAGGAAGTGAACAATGACACATCGGATTCTGATTATGTAGCTGGAGAATCTGATTATTTAAGTGAGAGTTCAGAAAGTTGTGATGAAGAGTATGAAGAATTTGGAAGTGAtgcagaagaggaagagaacagtaaagaggaaacaaattgtgaggaagaggatggtTCCACCCAGTCTGATATAGTGAGGGATCCAAGCAATATGATCCATTTGAAAGTTGGACAATTGTTCAAGAATGGGCAGCACTTCAGAGAAGTCCTGAAGGATTATGAAGTGCAAGAATGTTTTAAGACattgaagataaaaaatgaggGCAAAAAGGTAAGTGCAATATGTGCAGGAAGAGAGTGTCCATGGAAGATATATGCTTCACGTTTAAACGATGGCATTACATTTGCTATCAAGACATTTACTCCCACTCACACATGTACGAAATTGGTTAGAATTAAGGGAGTAGGTGCACGTTGGATAGCAGGAAAGATTGGGTCTAAAATTAGATCGGACCCAGATATGAGTCTGAAAACCATGGAACAAATGTTGAGTGATCTGTATTCAGTGGAGACCTGCAATATGCAATTATATAGAGTTAAATGGATTGCCCTAGGGGAAGATAGTTCAAGTCATAAAAAAGCATTTAGGAGACTGAAAAGTTATGCAGACATGATAATGAAAGCAAACAGTGGGAATCAAGTAGCGATAGAATATCAGAATGCATATTTAAATGGACTGGTAGAGAGTGAATTAATGAGAGATGAATACAGAGTAGATCGTCAATTCAAGCGTTTGTTTGTATGTTTTAATGCTTGTGTTCAAGGTTTTTTGAAGGGATGCATGCCATTCTTGGGCCTTGATGGATGTCATTTGAAGGGAATATATGGTGGAGTTATGGTATCTGCTATTTCAATGGATGGAAACAATGGCATGTATCTAGTTGCTTATGGAGTGCTTGAGAATGAATCCACtgacagttgattattctttctCAGTTGCTTACGTGATGCCATAGGTTCAGTCACACCTACAGGATTTTCATATACATTTATGACAGATAAACAGAAGGTATGACTAATATCATTGACATTATATTTGTGATGTTATGGCAATATATTAATGATGTTTAGGTTTTTGACTAGTGAATATTCTTTTCATATATAGGGTCTTATTGAAGCTATTACAACATTATTCCCTGAGGCACACCATAGGCATTGCTGCAAACACCTATATATACAATAACTTCAAGTCACGAAGGGGTAGTGGCATTCAACTGAGGAGTCAGTTCTGGGTTGCATACAAATCATATAATGCTTATGGATCCAAAAAGCTATGAATGAAATGAAGGAAGATAATGAAGGGGCCTATGATTGGTTGATGAAGACACCAGTACCGATGTGGGTAAGACATGCTTTTGATCATAGAGCCAAAAGTGACCACATCACCAACAACTGTATTGAGTCATTCAATCATTGGGTAGGGCCCTTGAGGAGTAAGCCTATTCTTAGTTTGGTGGATGGTTTTAgagtgaagatgatgaaaagattACATAAAAGGTATGAGAGTGGCTTAACCAGTGTCACTAGGCTGACTCCAATTTGTGAGAAACTAGAGGCAGTACAGAAGGGTATGAGGCACTGTGTACCCATTTCAGCAGGTAGAGAGTTGTTTGAGATACAAGATGGATCTGGCCTAAGATATGTTGTTAACATGACTGAGTCAACCTGTGAGTGTGGGGTCTGGGTAGCAGCAGGGTTACTTTGTAAATATGCTGGAGTTTGCATTCCAAATTATAGAGGAACTTTAGAGGACTATTGTGATCCAGCTTACACCACAAAAAGATATTTAATGGCCTATCAAGAAATAATTTACCCAATGAGCGATCTTAGTACACTACACGAGACTGACTTGCTTCCTCCAATATTAAAGAGGGGGATTGGTAGACCTCGTATGagtaggagaagagaatcagaTGAGGCAGCCCCATGCAattcaaggaagaagacaaggagTATTAGATGTCAACTCTGTGGAGGTACTGATCATAACAAGAGGACTTGCAAGTATAAAGACAAGAGACCATCTACTTCTCCCAGTGCTCCTAAAGTATAGCATGATAACATACTCAATGTCATATTTAGTTTTGCATGATAAAACTATGTAGAATCtaatgtttttgttcttgtctttttttagagaaagagaaacagtAAGGATGATGATGCTACCTCTTTATAGATGGTAACTAGGTCCTCCCAGAGGTCCTCACAGCAATCTACTACAACTTCAATTGGGTGTGCACAAGAGAAGGTGAAGGGAAAAATGGTTGCCAAGTCTGCAAAGGTTATAGCATTCAGAAGAGCAAACCCACAACAATAATGGTATGAGTTAAATTACTAGTTATCAATGGGGTGTAAAACTTGATTAACTTGATTTGTTTAAAACAAATATTTAACACTTACTTGAGTATAGTTGGTCACTTGGAATTTGTTTCATGACTTGTAGATATGGTGAGGTGATATTGAGCTGAGGAGCCAACTTCAATGAGAGGCTGCAACTATGTCTTTCGGATTTACAAATAtatcttggggttgggctggtATTAAGGTGCAGAGTCATAGGTTGTTTGTGACATTTTTAAGTACAATGGGTCTTTGTAATTTCATTGTGACTTTTTTTTGCTACTGTTGGAAAGCCTCTCCATTTAAGGGCCAGTTTTAGAGAGACTATTTACATGTACTCCTACTGGGGTTCTTGACTTATTTGGGGCTTGACTGCTATCCTGCCCTTTGGGCTTGATTTTTCAGTAACTTTATTTGTGAATCTCAACTGTTTGAGGTTGATATATGCATTTTTTGGTTGATGAGGTACTTCTGGTTGAAGATTTTGTAGGTCTGATATATGCATTATCTCTGTCTTCCTAcgcttctattttagtttctattttttgttttacgTTTAACAATTGCTGCTCAGTTCCTTTTGTTCAATACTTCTCTGAGAGACATTATTGTTTTTGGCTTTCATTGGATTAATATTCGTTGAGGTATCTGCTTCTACAATATAATCTTATTTTACCCTGTTTCTGGGAATATCTTATTACCCTTCTATGTCTGTAAACCTGATTAGCTATTTTGTGTCTATGATCATATATTCTGTTCTTTTTATATTCatattttgcttctttttgtttttgtttttttatttatttctaataCCAATTTTACCAAGACTCAATTATGTTTTAAATTGCTGAGTCTTTTTTGTGTAGAAACAGGAGCATGTAGGTTTGCATGATCCTAATCCATGTTTGTTCTGGAATATATGTTCAGTTTCTTCTATTCTTTGAGAGGCCTTCTCTCCCCTGGATAAGTTAAAAGACTTTTGCTTACTCTAAAATACGATAGCTTCCAATGCAAGTCAACTATTTAGGTTTTAACCCAATCACTTTAATCAATTATGTGGAAACGTTCTGCCATTGCACCAAATGCCAAATTAGTATGTTTCCAACGCAACTTTTTAAACCTTAAGCCAATTTCTAGGGAAGGCTACGTGCCCCAGATCCTGTTACTCTGCCTTAATTAAGGCTTACTTTGCAACCATATTGAAAATTTCATTCTTTGCATTGCTTCTTTTGAAAG includes these proteins:
- the LOC122643481 gene encoding uncharacterized protein LOC122643481, yielding MNEMKEDNEGAYDWLMKTPVPMWVRHAFDHRAKSDHITNNCIESFNHWVGPLRSKPILSLVDGFRVKMMKRLHKRYESGLTSVTRLTPICEKLEAVQKGMRHCVPISAGRELFEIQDGSGLRYVVNMTESTCECGVWVAAGLLCKYAGVCIPNYRGTLEDYCDPAYTTKRYLMAYQEIIYPMSDLSTLHETDLLPPILKRGIGRPRMSRRRESDEAAPCNSRKKTRSIRCQLCGGTDHNKRTCKYKDKRPSTSPSAPKV